The Nerophis lumbriciformis linkage group LG27, RoL_Nlum_v2.1, whole genome shotgun sequence genome contains the following window.
AGACGCCGGAGCCCCTCCGTACTTCACCAGCTGGCTCATCAGCCACGCCGAGGTATCCCCCACCGAGTACGGCATGGCGCCGGGATACAGCCCAGACTACCACGGGAGCGCGCCGGGCGGCTTGCAGGACCCGCATCACccgcaccaccaccaccaccaccactacgGCGGACACGGCGCCGTGTCGGTGAGCGGAGCCCCGGTGGGCATGCACCACCACCCGCGCACCGTCAAGCGGAGACCGACGGCCAACCGCAAGGAGCGGCGGAGGACGCAGAGCATCAACTCGGCCTTCGCGGAGCTGCGGGAATGTATCCCCAACGTCCCCGCAGACACCAAGCTGTCCAAGATCAAGACGCTGCGCTTGGCCACCAGCTACATCTCCTACCTGATGGACATCCTGGACAAGGACGGCCAGCTCGGGGACACGCAGGCCTTCAAGGCCGACCTCAAGAAGACGGACGGCCGGGACGAGCGCAGGAAGAGGGACGCGGTAAGAGCCGAGATTTCACTTCGTTCACTTCTTTTAGTCTTTGTGTTTGAGCAAAGCAGCtaactaaatataaaatatcTAAAAGTCTGCACACatgcacactaaaaaaaaaaggtgataaaacaataactaaacaaataacgcataacaatactgaaataaactgcaacaattaacagtgcaatacattttcataacatggtcactacttatagtttctcttgttatattcttatttttactgttatatttgtattcctaTTGTTGTTCTTATtgctatattttctattttatttccattcatacccccattatttactttttgctttaaattcgatctcaattctgtacactgctgccggAATTAAAATTttactgagggaactctcctgaagaaatcaataaagtactatctatctatctatctatctatctatctatctatctatctatctatctataacccaatttatttatttatttatttgaattaatcaatgcaacaaaacaatacacaataataccataataatacaattcctaaTTCCataaccaaacccggcccagcaacgttcagaatagcaatcaacagagcaatggtgaggatacacaaacatgacacaaaacaatccaaaagtagacaaacaaaaatgaataatatcaacagcaGTATTGATAtcccaatttatttatttaaaaaaaaattgtttttaattaatcaatcctacaaaacaatacacaacaatacaattccaattccataaTCAAACCTGGCCCAGCAacgttcagaatagcaatcaacagagcaattgagaggacacacaaacatgacacaaaacaatccaaaagtagtcaaacaaaaattattACTATCAACAGCAGTATTGATAacccaatgtatttattttttcaatgtttctattttttattaatcaatccaacaaaacaatgcacaataatactataataatacaattccaattcaaaAACCAAACCCGGGCCAGCAACGTTCAGAAtggcaatcaacagagcaattgcaaGGACACACAAacgtgacacaaaacaatccaaaagtcgacaaacaaaaattaataatatcaacagctgtattgataacccaatttatttatttaaaaattatatatatttttttatgaatcaatccaacaaaataatacacaacaataccataataatacaattccaattccataaccaaacccggcccagcaacattcagaatagcaatcaacagagcaattgtgaggacacacaaacatgacacaaaacaatccaaacgtagtcaaacaaaaatgaacaatatCAACAGCAGTATTGATGacccaatttatttattttttttaaacatttttaatttgtattaatcaatccaaaaaaTAATAGACACTAATACCATGATAATacatttccatttgcttacacacaattttactaaccgtgtgtcttttttcaaaaggatttacacacttttccaaacaccacattcaattttcttaattcactagattatttgcaaaattacACACTTTGGTCAAAACATGTGcacattcatcaaaataaagcaagcaattgtaaaaatgcagtttgtcATCTCattcacacagacttcaaatgataagacactattggagtgagttacccagaacagtgataaatacaaaacacatttgtaaaaaaccctattttactatacgaaatcacatgtttggggcattttgtcccacctttttagcatatgtgatgaatgattactgtaacttgacaaaatatattggcaaatccatagcaatcatcattgtttactttgaagtggacCTATATttaaggacctaaagagaaagtaaacatATCCTATAAGattttcaagaactgctcaacaatgatgctgcaaactgacaaaatgttttttttttaccacagtcaggtaaagtaacatatcacagtagtcaacaatgacatgcgGTACAAATTAAAACCTGAGACacataaaaaggtttgaaaaaaaatctggggataaagatgtgtgtatcacaatcctagtgtgtgtgtaaagtgtgaaaatgtgtgtctcacaatcgttatctgtgtgcaagatgtgaaggtgtgtgtaaagcattgtgtgtaatattttgcaaaaactgtgaagcagagtctatgcctaatattaggcaaatctgcagagtggttttgtttactgtgtgtagactttgttaactgtgtgaaaattaaacattttgtgtgtaagcaattggaaaaagccgtaatacaattccaattccataaccaaacccggcccagcaacattccgaatagcaatcaacagagcaattgagaggacacacaaacatgacacaaaacaatccaaaagtagtcaaacaaaaatgaataatatcaacaacagtatcagtattaataacaattccaacatagtagtgattagaaatccctcatttatattatcattacagtcatttatttttttttaaattaaaaaaattaaaaaatgaacaatagtgtcacagtggtgtacacttgcatcacatctcataagcttgacaacacattgtgtccaatattttccacaaatataaaataagtcatattttaggttcatttaatagttaaaacaaatgttaataatggatcccatattccaatatatgactcatta
Protein-coding sequences here:
- the hand2 gene encoding heart- and neural crest derivatives-expressed protein 2, with amino-acid sequence MSVLSGFPHHPVMHHHDSHHYSLHGDAGAPPYFTSWLISHAEVSPTEYGMAPGYSPDYHGSAPGGLQDPHHPHHHHHHHYGGHGAVSVSGAPVGMHHHPRTVKRRPTANRKERRRTQSINSAFAELRECIPNVPADTKLSKIKTLRLATSYISYLMDILDKDGQLGDTQAFKADLKKTDGRDERRKRDAVDVPKTAPSSSSSSSSSSAQGDKKTKGRTGWPQHVWALELKQ